One genomic window of bacterium includes the following:
- a CDS encoding putative porin — translation MNRFIAFFAAVALAVGLSAGLAFAQSNNTFPPSDLPQDHWAWQAVKYMMETGILEGYPGNEYRGNQTMTRYEFSVALNRVILWIEGTYGDAMGADVKATIDALEAEFSDELAEIRNQVEANTQDISSLKGSMDAMGERVTGLEKKIGNIAWKGDFRYRWAYTDTEAGDTERFFERMRLRLSFSAPIVENMLDFKGRLATGPGGVSTNQTFDSYNTNYPFGLDLAYLEYKAEWLPVKNTWYFGRFPNFLMGHQASGIVWDSDINFDGTGQHFEFPFYGGDYQFNAIQSILNEYSGAAVEDDEWMIGWQLGAKNFYIPNFNWYAGYYHYQNLVGGGFNFNADGYMGNTAGGAVDVNLDGAINNFDSIATKYDVLNIGGDYTFNMSEGGQPIMIHADYVANLNPEIPFSTDTRLSIDDDDHWGMLAGFRYGAAKTKGTWDFGYYYKNVGATAVVGAFSDADDYGSNVIAHNIYFDYALADNTMFTLEYILHDLKNDFGYLPDDTRNILYADIVVKF, via the coding sequence ATGAACAGATTTATTGCGTTTTTTGCAGCGGTTGCTCTTGCGGTCGGCCTGTCCGCGGGGCTGGCATTCGCGCAGAGCAACAACACCTTCCCGCCAAGCGACCTTCCGCAGGACCACTGGGCGTGGCAGGCCGTGAAGTACATGATGGAAACGGGCATTCTTGAGGGTTACCCCGGAAACGAATACCGCGGCAACCAGACGATGACCCGCTACGAGTTTTCAGTCGCGCTAAACCGCGTGATCCTTTGGATTGAAGGAACTTACGGCGATGCGATGGGAGCCGATGTCAAGGCAACGATCGACGCACTCGAGGCCGAATTCAGCGACGAACTCGCGGAAATCAGAAACCAGGTGGAAGCGAACACTCAGGATATATCTTCCCTCAAAGGTTCGATGGACGCGATGGGCGAACGCGTGACCGGTCTCGAAAAGAAGATCGGCAACATCGCTTGGAAGGGCGATTTCCGCTATCGCTGGGCATACACCGATACCGAGGCGGGTGATACCGAACGATTCTTTGAGAGGATGCGGTTGAGGCTGTCTTTCTCCGCCCCCATCGTCGAGAACATGCTCGATTTCAAGGGCAGGCTCGCGACCGGGCCGGGAGGCGTGAGCACCAACCAGACGTTCGACAGCTACAACACGAACTATCCGTTCGGCTTGGATCTTGCCTACCTTGAATACAAGGCCGAATGGCTGCCCGTAAAGAACACTTGGTACTTCGGCCGCTTCCCCAACTTCCTGATGGGTCACCAGGCCAGCGGAATAGTCTGGGACAGCGACATCAACTTTGACGGCACGGGCCAGCACTTCGAATTCCCGTTCTACGGCGGCGACTATCAGTTCAACGCGATTCAATCGATTTTGAACGAGTATTCCGGCGCGGCGGTCGAGGACGACGAGTGGATGATCGGATGGCAGCTGGGCGCAAAGAATTTCTACATTCCCAACTTCAACTGGTACGCAGGCTATTACCACTACCAGAATCTTGTAGGCGGCGGATTCAACTTCAACGCGGACGGCTACATGGGCAACACCGCGGGCGGCGCGGTGGACGTCAACCTTGACGGCGCGATCAACAATTTCGATTCGATTGCAACCAAGTACGACGTGCTCAACATCGGCGGCGACTACACCTTCAACATGTCCGAGGGCGGCCAGCCGATTATGATCCATGCCGATTACGTTGCCAACCTGAATCCCGAAATTCCTTTCTCCACAGACACCCGCCTTTCGATCGACGACGACGACCACTGGGGAATGCTCGCTGGCTTCCGTTACGGCGCGGCCAAGACCAAGGGCACATGGGACTTCGGCTACTACTACAAGAACGTCGGCGCGACCGCGGTCGTGGGGGCGTTCTCGGATGCGGATGATTACGGTTCAAACGTAATCGCTCACAACATTTATTTCGACTACGCGCTCGCGGACAACACGATGTTCACGCTCGAGTACATTCTCCACGACCTCAAGAACGACTTCGGCTATCTGCCGGATGACACCCGCAACATTCTGTATGCGGACATCGTTGTGAAATTCTAA
- a CDS encoding DUF4126 domain-containing protein: MWLDYVFSLLMGISLSAACGLRAFLPLFVLSVSALFGWVELNQAFDWLGSPVAATAFGCAVLLEIISDKFPVVDNILDAIGSYVKPIAATLIVAGVIRDWDPLLAAIVGLVAGGGTAAAVHIGKAGLRMASTAVTAGLGNVFLSVVEDIAALAGSALAVFAPVLAAALLVFAFVLAWKAIARFRGGKRGEERGGVAAKGGA; the protein is encoded by the coding sequence GTGTGGCTAGATTACGTTTTCTCCTTGTTGATGGGGATTTCGCTTTCCGCGGCATGCGGTCTTCGCGCGTTTCTTCCTTTGTTCGTTCTTTCCGTTTCCGCCCTATTTGGATGGGTGGAACTCAATCAGGCATTCGATTGGCTTGGCTCGCCCGTTGCGGCGACAGCGTTCGGATGTGCCGTTTTGCTGGAAATCATATCGGATAAGTTTCCGGTGGTGGACAACATACTCGACGCGATCGGCTCTTATGTGAAGCCGATAGCGGCTACGTTGATAGTGGCGGGCGTGATCAGGGATTGGGACCCGCTGCTTGCCGCCATAGTTGGTCTGGTCGCGGGCGGCGGGACGGCCGCGGCGGTCCACATAGGCAAGGCGGGGTTGAGGATGGCGTCGACCGCGGTTACGGCCGGGCTCGGCAACGTTTTCCTTTCCGTCGTCGAAGACATTGCCGCGCTTGCCGGCTCCGCGCTGGCGGTTTTCGCACCGGTTCTTGCGGCCGCGTTGCTCGTTTTCGCATTTGTACTCGCTTGGAAGGCGATTGCGCGCTTTCGAGGCGGAAAACGCGGCGAAGAACGCGGCGGTGTTGCCGCGAAGGGTGGAGCGTGA
- a CDS encoding lipoate--protein ligase family protein produces MKRARLLHGPAGLAPREAVELEERILDAVQREECGPVLRIWINGWCAVLGRNNNPDDWINSDALDADGVPWFHRDSGGGAVIHHPCNLNYSFFVQRADLFGLSVKDAPSFFLAIVARALAHLDIAAARKGISDLVVDGMKISGNAARVKSRAVLHHGTILLRAETARMSRYLPVPPNRPGVPHEGFVAGLWDLGYPAGVERISEAMVRASSENLGWSFAIAEAGFVGELVKRAAVAADK; encoded by the coding sequence GTGAAGCGCGCGCGCTTGCTGCACGGCCCGGCCGGACTTGCACCGCGCGAGGCGGTCGAGCTTGAAGAGAGAATCCTTGACGCCGTGCAGCGGGAAGAGTGCGGGCCGGTTTTGCGGATATGGATCAACGGCTGGTGCGCGGTTCTCGGCCGCAACAACAATCCGGATGATTGGATAAATTCCGACGCGTTGGATGCGGACGGGGTGCCGTGGTTCCATCGAGATTCGGGAGGGGGGGCGGTAATACATCATCCTTGCAACTTGAATTACAGCTTTTTCGTGCAGCGCGCCGACCTGTTTGGGCTTTCGGTAAAAGATGCCCCTTCTTTTTTCTTGGCGATTGTCGCAAGGGCGCTTGCGCATCTGGACATCGCCGCGGCGCGCAAGGGAATCAGCGATTTGGTCGTCGACGGCATGAAAATTTCGGGCAACGCGGCCCGCGTCAAGAGCCGCGCGGTGCTTCACCACGGGACGATTCTGCTTCGAGCGGAAACCGCGCGGATGAGCCGGTACCTGCCTGTCCCGCCCAACAGGCCCGGCGTGCCGCATGAGGGGTTCGTCGCGGGGCTGTGGGATTTGGGGTATCCGGCGGGCGTCGAACGAATATCGGAAGCGATGGTTCGAGCCTCGTCGGAGAATCTCGGATGGTCGTTCGCGATTGCGGAGGCGGGCTTCGTCGGCGAATTGGTCAAGCGCGCGGCGGTCGCTGCCGATAAATAG
- a CDS encoding metallophosphoesterase family protein codes for MDQSALFNSERLRLLVISDQHNSEQGLLWVHTLIREYSPDIVIHLGDIISTRPASFARETLRSLVSANIPVLVIPGNNDPRENLPDIAKSGAVSLHENFFEFGGVKFVGRGGSNPTPFNTVFEEDDDSMAASISSLVAPGDVWCLHAPVYGFRDRVPSGEHMGVKSFRSLLNSARPWVVLSGHIHDDWGIDVYKGTHFINPGALLEMRAAIVDLTRPLVAVHFLHA; via the coding sequence GTGGATCAATCCGCTTTGTTCAATTCCGAGCGCCTTCGCCTGCTCGTAATCAGCGATCAGCACAACAGCGAGCAGGGTCTGTTATGGGTGCACACGCTGATTCGGGAGTACTCGCCCGACATCGTGATTCATCTGGGCGACATAATTTCGACGCGTCCGGCCAGCTTCGCGCGTGAAACGCTGCGAAGTTTGGTTTCCGCGAATATCCCGGTTTTGGTCATACCGGGCAACAACGACCCGCGTGAAAACCTTCCGGACATAGCCAAATCCGGCGCGGTTTCGCTTCACGAAAATTTTTTCGAATTCGGAGGCGTGAAATTCGTCGGGCGCGGCGGCTCCAATCCTACGCCGTTCAATACGGTGTTTGAAGAGGACGACGATTCGATGGCCGCGTCGATATCTTCCCTTGTCGCGCCTGGAGACGTATGGTGCCTTCACGCGCCGGTGTACGGTTTTCGCGACCGGGTGCCTTCCGGAGAGCATATGGGAGTTAAGAGCTTTAGAAGCCTGCTCAATTCCGCCCGTCCGTGGGTTGTGCTTTCCGGGCATATCCACGATGACTGGGGAATAGACGTTTACAAGGGCACGCACTTCATCAATCCGGGAGCGTTGCTTGAGATGCGCGCCGCAATCGTTGACTTAACCAGGCCGCTCGTCGCGGTGCACTTCCTGCACGCTTAA
- a CDS encoding DedA family protein, protein MLETIIAPIAAWVKDVISATGYVGVALLMAIESANVPLPSEIIMPFAGFLVWEGEFSMWPVVFAGAVGNLLGSLASYAIGYYGGRPFLEKYGRWLFIKEHELAVADRFFNRYGEATVFFTRNLPIIRTFISLPAGISRMNLWRFSVLSFIGCIPWCWLLTFAGFKAGENWDKLGKYFHFADYIVAAVLVGLIVYWAVKIRGRGKPEQS, encoded by the coding sequence ATGCTTGAAACGATAATCGCACCGATTGCCGCCTGGGTGAAGGACGTGATATCCGCGACCGGTTACGTCGGCGTCGCCTTGCTCATGGCCATTGAAAGCGCGAACGTGCCTCTTCCGAGCGAGATAATCATGCCCTTCGCTGGATTTTTGGTCTGGGAAGGCGAGTTTTCGATGTGGCCGGTGGTTTTCGCCGGCGCGGTGGGCAATTTGCTGGGCAGCCTTGCAAGCTATGCGATCGGCTATTACGGGGGCAGGCCGTTTTTGGAAAAGTACGGCCGATGGTTATTCATAAAGGAGCACGAGCTTGCCGTCGCCGACCGCTTTTTCAACCGCTACGGCGAGGCGACGGTATTTTTCACCAGAAATCTTCCCATCATCCGCACCTTCATCAGCCTTCCCGCAGGAATCAGCCGGATGAATTTGTGGCGGTTCTCCGTTTTGAGCTTCATTGGCTGCATTCCATGGTGCTGGTTGTTGACCTTCGCAGGTTTTAAGGCCGGCGAAAACTGGGACAAGCTTGGAAAGTACTTCCATTTCGCGGATTACATTGTCGCGGCGGTTTTGGTGGGGCTTATAGTCTATTGGGCTGTCAAAATCCGCGGCCGCGGCAAGCCTGAGCAGTCCTGA
- the thpR gene encoding RNA 2',3'-cyclic phosphodiesterase, with protein MSRVFFALPVSGNARKAVADIAARASRDFDEIRWVPAANYHLTLKFLGEVPSAELDAVREAVGLIPAGFPALPISFDCLDFFGPPRLPRVLFVRGERGGEAEKTYARLALSLEEAVRGWCKPEERPFRAHLTLGRFRMPRPGERISAANEKAIRALASGKLEYAKFSPIESRADRIVLYESSFTREGVSYSEIAFWPLAGG; from the coding sequence ATGAGCAGAGTTTTTTTCGCTCTTCCTGTTTCCGGGAATGCGCGGAAAGCGGTTGCGGACATCGCCGCGCGCGCCTCTCGCGATTTCGACGAAATCCGGTGGGTTCCCGCCGCGAACTATCATTTAACCCTTAAGTTCTTGGGCGAAGTCCCAAGCGCGGAGCTTGACGCGGTCCGCGAAGCCGTCGGATTAATCCCGGCCGGATTTCCGGCGTTGCCAATTTCTTTCGACTGCCTTGATTTTTTCGGGCCGCCGCGGCTTCCCCGCGTGCTTTTCGTAAGGGGCGAAAGAGGCGGCGAAGCAGAAAAAACTTACGCGCGGCTCGCTTTGTCGCTCGAAGAAGCCGTACGCGGCTGGTGCAAGCCGGAAGAACGCCCGTTCAGGGCGCATCTGACCTTGGGAAGATTCCGGATGCCGCGACCCGGCGAAAGGATAAGCGCTGCGAACGAAAAAGCCATCCGCGCGCTCGCATCCGGAAAGCTTGAATATGCAAAATTCAGTCCGATCGAAAGCCGCGCGGACCGAATCGTGTTGTACGAAAGCAGCTTTACGCGCGAAGGCGTGTCCTATTCGGAAATTGCCTTTTGGCCGCTCGCCGGGGGCTGA
- a CDS encoding 3-isopropylmalate dehydratase, with translation MNKGRIWKYGDDINTDVIFPGKYTYTVTDPAEMAAHALEDLDSAFAAGVAKGDIVVAGKNFGCGSSREQAAICLVASGVSAVVAKSFARIYFRNAINCGLMVIACPAAVDAAEHGGEMEIDEGCGVIRVSNREFAFPPFPPQVRKILDAGGLIPYTKARIAGAEI, from the coding sequence ATGAATAAAGGGCGCATCTGGAAATACGGCGACGACATCAACACGGATGTTATTTTCCCGGGAAAATACACATATACGGTTACAGATCCCGCGGAGATGGCCGCGCACGCCTTGGAGGATCTCGATTCCGCTTTCGCGGCGGGCGTAGCCAAGGGCGACATCGTCGTTGCGGGCAAGAACTTCGGATGCGGCTCCAGCCGAGAGCAGGCCGCGATTTGCCTGGTCGCAAGCGGCGTATCAGCGGTGGTCGCCAAAAGCTTCGCGCGGATTTATTTCCGGAACGCTATCAACTGCGGTCTGATGGTTATCGCGTGTCCCGCGGCGGTGGATGCGGCGGAACACGGCGGCGAAATGGAGATCGACGAAGGTTGCGGTGTTATCCGCGTTTCAAATCGCGAGTTCGCGTTTCCCCCGTTTCCGCCCCAGGTGCGCAAAATCCTGGATGCCGGCGGGTTGATTCCTTACACAAAAGCTAGAATCGCCGGCGCTGAAATTTAG
- a CDS encoding sugar phosphate isomerase/epimerase: MSIQFGVSTLIDFDVPFERRLDLIRAAGIRRIAISDERKIPLAQPDILVQVKKAIGLRKLSVDHLHGPISPRLDFTLDDPDITDATLAVHRQAVRSCVELGTQYLVVHVSSYPDLAFADLGEATKRTTGRLLDLIDYARPYGVEIVIENQPYIYRSQRLIDNVIEEFPAEELKICLDTCHIQIGNPEPLDFVKRWADHIVTTHLSDSDGLGDDHLIPGTNGFAWHECMAILKRAGRLRCLMFENSSWGSEPFEPYLDRTVDAGRWLCEMWESIDQPVKGGIRQVRAAGRA; the protein is encoded by the coding sequence ATGTCTATTCAATTCGGCGTTTCCACTTTAATTGACTTTGATGTGCCATTCGAGCGCAGACTCGACCTTATTCGGGCCGCCGGAATAAGGCGGATTGCAATTTCGGACGAGCGCAAAATTCCGCTTGCCCAGCCGGATATCCTTGTTCAGGTAAAAAAGGCCATCGGCCTTCGCAAGCTATCCGTTGACCACCTGCACGGTCCCATTTCGCCCCGGCTGGATTTCACGCTGGACGATCCCGACATTACCGACGCGACGCTTGCGGTTCACCGCCAGGCTGTGCGCTCATGCGTCGAACTCGGCACCCAGTATCTCGTCGTGCACGTTTCCAGCTATCCGGATCTCGCTTTTGCAGACCTGGGGGAAGCAACAAAGCGAACGACGGGCAGGCTTTTGGACCTGATTGACTACGCCAGGCCGTACGGAGTCGAAATCGTTATCGAAAACCAGCCTTACATCTACCGCAGCCAACGGCTGATAGACAACGTAATCGAGGAGTTTCCCGCCGAAGAGCTTAAAATCTGCCTGGATACATGCCATATCCAGATCGGCAATCCGGAACCGCTTGATTTCGTCAAAAGGTGGGCTGATCACATCGTGACAACACACCTTTCGGACAGCGACGGACTGGGCGACGATCATCTTATTCCGGGAACCAACGGATTCGCCTGGCACGAGTGTATGGCGATTCTCAAGCGAGCGGGCAGGCTGCGGTGTCTGATGTTCGAGAATTCAAGCTGGGGCAGCGAGCCGTTCGAGCCGTATCTCGATCGCACGGTGGATGCGGGCAGGTGGCTCTGCGAAATGTGGGAATCCATAGACCAGCCTGTAAAAGGCGGGATTAGGCAGGTCAGGGCTGCCGGCAGAGCTTGA
- a CDS encoding acetyl-CoA hydrolase/transferase family protein: MVLSSLYKDKLTTFEKALMTVKSGNQIYIHPGCATPQSLVEALGARRDDLFDVKIFHILTFGAAPYVEEGNEGHFRHIALFAGSNVRKAIAEGRADWMPIHLHEIPKLWYTGRIKLDVALIHCSPPDEHGFVSLGVDIGTTLSAVRCARKVIAQVNPQMPRTLGDSFVHLSKINYIVEVDEPIVEVPQAPEMTDVYREIGKVVADEIDDGACLQMGIGAIPDAVLMFLREKRNLGIHTEMFSDGVQALFEEGVINCEKKNIHTGKIVASFMMGTRKLYDFVHNNPVIEMHPTEYVNDPFIISQNKNMISINSAIAVDITGQICSDSIGKSIYSGFGGQVDFVRGATRSEGGKAIIALPSLAKDKSRIVPHLEPGAGIVTSRADADYVATEYGIVHLFGLNLRERAKALISIAHPDHREALEKEAALRNLRI, encoded by the coding sequence ATGGTTTTAAGCAGCTTGTACAAGGACAAGTTGACTACATTCGAAAAGGCCTTGATGACCGTTAAAAGCGGAAATCAAATCTATATTCATCCGGGATGCGCAACTCCGCAAAGCCTCGTCGAGGCTTTGGGCGCCAGGCGCGACGACCTTTTCGACGTCAAAATCTTCCATATCCTGACATTCGGCGCCGCGCCTTATGTCGAGGAAGGCAACGAGGGGCATTTCAGGCACATCGCATTGTTCGCCGGCTCGAATGTGCGCAAGGCAATAGCCGAGGGACGCGCTGACTGGATGCCCATTCACCTGCACGAAATTCCAAAGCTCTGGTACACGGGCAGGATCAAGCTGGATGTGGCTTTGATCCATTGCTCCCCGCCTGACGAACATGGATTCGTCAGTTTGGGCGTGGACATCGGAACGACGCTCTCCGCGGTTCGCTGCGCCCGCAAAGTGATTGCGCAGGTGAATCCTCAGATGCCCCGCACGCTGGGCGATTCCTTCGTTCATCTCTCCAAAATAAACTACATCGTAGAAGTGGACGAGCCGATTGTCGAAGTACCGCAAGCACCGGAAATGACGGACGTTTACCGGGAAATCGGCAAAGTCGTCGCCGACGAAATCGATGACGGTGCTTGCCTGCAGATGGGAATCGGCGCAATACCCGACGCCGTCCTGATGTTCCTGCGGGAAAAACGCAATTTGGGCATCCACACCGAAATGTTCTCCGACGGCGTGCAGGCGCTTTTCGAGGAAGGCGTTATCAACTGCGAAAAGAAGAACATACACACGGGCAAAATCGTCGCCAGCTTCATGATGGGGACGAGAAAGCTGTACGACTTCGTCCACAACAATCCCGTGATCGAGATGCACCCGACGGAGTACGTCAACGATCCGTTTATCATTTCGCAGAACAAGAACATGATTTCCATCAACAGCGCGATTGCGGTGGACATAACCGGCCAAATATGCAGCGATTCGATTGGAAAATCAATTTACAGCGGCTTCGGCGGCCAGGTGGATTTCGTCCGGGGCGCGACGCGCAGCGAAGGCGGCAAAGCCATAATCGCGCTGCCTTCGTTGGCAAAGGACAAGTCCCGCATCGTTCCGCACCTTGAGCCGGGAGCCGGAATCGTCACTTCGCGTGCTGACGCAGACTATGTCGCCACCGAATACGGCATCGTCCATCTTTTCGGGCTGAACCTGAGGGAAAGGGCGAAGGCGCTTATCAGCATCGCGCACCCGGATCACCGGGAAGCGCTTGAGAAAGAAGCGGCTCTCCGTAACTTGCGGATTTAG
- a CDS encoding alanine dehydrogenase, producing the protein MIFGVPKESTTGEFRVGLTPGGVSALVHRGATVYVEKGAGENAHFTDADYRAVGAEIAFSAEEAIGRADVIAKIKLPENSELDYYREGQTICGFLHLPLAARETLNKVIGIGLTAIGYEEIRDEDGHYPVIYPMSELCGRMLPQIAARYLEVENGGRGVLLSGTAGIPAAEVIIVGAGTVGTHAAQAFYGIGSHVTVLDKDIRKLQVLDQLLGGKVNTLLASKYNIRKCLAYADVLIGAIHSPFKLAEHIISRQMIKLMRPRGVAIDVAIDQGGCFETSRPTNIFNPTYVVEGITHYCVPNMTSSVARTASHSITNAAVPFFFDILESGGVEQALSKGGALSTGCCIRAGKVCHPLVEEILAGRAEVH; encoded by the coding sequence ATGATTTTCGGCGTACCCAAAGAATCCACAACGGGCGAATTCCGCGTCGGGCTGACCCCTGGCGGCGTATCCGCCCTTGTTCATCGCGGCGCGACGGTTTATGTTGAAAAGGGGGCGGGTGAAAACGCCCACTTCACCGACGCGGACTACCGCGCGGTCGGCGCGGAGATCGCCTTCAGCGCCGAGGAGGCGATCGGGCGAGCCGACGTGATCGCCAAAATCAAGCTGCCCGAAAACTCCGAGCTGGACTATTATCGCGAAGGGCAAACCATTTGCGGCTTTCTGCATTTGCCGCTGGCGGCGCGCGAAACGCTCAACAAGGTGATCGGGATCGGGCTCACCGCAATCGGTTACGAGGAAATCCGGGATGAGGACGGGCACTACCCCGTTATTTATCCCATGAGCGAGCTGTGCGGACGGATGCTTCCGCAGATTGCCGCGCGTTACCTTGAGGTCGAAAACGGCGGACGCGGAGTGTTGTTGTCCGGAACCGCCGGAATTCCCGCCGCCGAAGTGATTATCGTAGGCGCAGGCACCGTTGGGACGCATGCAGCACAGGCGTTTTACGGCATTGGCTCGCACGTGACAGTCCTTGACAAAGACATAAGAAAATTGCAGGTGCTCGACCAGCTTCTCGGCGGAAAGGTAAACACGTTGCTGGCATCCAAGTACAACATCCGCAAATGCCTGGCGTACGCAGACGTTCTGATCGGAGCAATCCATTCCCCGTTCAAACTGGCCGAGCACATTATCAGCCGCCAGATGATCAAGCTTATGCGTCCGCGCGGCGTGGCCATCGACGTCGCAATCGACCAGGGCGGCTGTTTCGAAACCAGCCGGCCGACGAATATTTTCAACCCGACCTACGTGGTGGAAGGAATTACGCACTATTGCGTCCCGAACATGACATCTTCGGTCGCGCGCACAGCTTCCCATTCGATTACGAACGCGGCTGTTCCGTTCTTTTTCGACATTCTGGAATCCGGAGGCGTCGAGCAGGCGCTTTCGAAGGGCGGCGCTCTTTCAACTGGATGTTGCATACGCGCCGGCAAAGTCTGCCATCCGCTCGTCGAAGAAATTCTGGCGGGCCGGGCAGAAGTTCACTAA
- a CDS encoding tRNA (cytidine(34)-2'-O)-methyltransferase → MPICNSVGRPGYNPAVPPPLHPLGLHIVLWEPEIPPNTGNIARTCACTGCRLHLVGPLGFQMRNPHARRAGLDYWSLVEWKRWTSMEELWAAYPSVKFPLQTDEWNDPARPKTAWFYSTKGKLLPWRAPVRSGDFLVFGPETRGLSDEMLEAAKDHVVAFPQIEGTRSLNVSNAVAAAVYVHLAMLKTKSLGKELDSQERGTI, encoded by the coding sequence ATGCCGATTTGTAATTCCGTCGGCCGCCCGGGCTATAATCCCGCCGTGCCTCCGCCCTTGCATCCGCTCGGACTCCACATCGTCCTTTGGGAGCCAGAGATTCCGCCGAATACCGGAAACATAGCGCGCACCTGCGCGTGCACCGGATGCCGGCTGCACCTGGTCGGGCCGCTTGGATTCCAGATGCGCAATCCGCATGCCCGGCGCGCAGGTTTGGACTACTGGTCGCTCGTCGAATGGAAGCGCTGGACAAGTATGGAAGAGTTGTGGGCGGCGTATCCCTCCGTTAAATTCCCTCTTCAAACGGATGAATGGAACGATCCGGCAAGGCCCAAAACAGCTTGGTTCTATTCGACCAAGGGCAAGCTATTGCCATGGCGCGCTCCCGTGCGCTCGGGGGATTTTCTAGTATTCGGCCCCGAAACGCGCGGCCTGTCGGATGAAATGCTCGAAGCCGCGAAGGATCACGTTGTCGCGTTTCCCCAAATCGAAGGAACGCGAAGCTTGAACGTGAGCAATGCGGTGGCCGCCGCTGTGTATGTTCACTTGGCCATGTTGAAAACCAAAAGCTTGGGTAAAGAGCTCGATTCACAAGAACGCGGTACCATTTGA
- a CDS encoding ChbG/HpnK family deacetylase produces the protein MGRLLIINADDFGRTREISAGILKAFSAGVVLSTTAMANFADDRDIEALAESGMAAGLHFNLTAGPPVSVVPREFLNADGEFDRARAENLPLEIVRDELEAQWDYLTGRGLRPTHVDGHHHVHKHARVLGVVIEFALRRGLPVRPCTPGVRSQLAKYGIVHPADFSDAYYGAGKISTADFLRILELSNSDSLEVMCHPGLTSEELADSSSYSAERETELSVLSDPALAGTIQSLGWTIGSYADL, from the coding sequence GTGGGCAGGCTATTGATAATTAACGCCGACGACTTCGGCCGCACCCGCGAAATCAGCGCGGGCATACTTAAGGCGTTCAGCGCCGGCGTCGTGCTTTCAACAACCGCGATGGCCAATTTCGCGGACGACCGCGACATCGAGGCGCTGGCGGAATCGGGAATGGCGGCGGGGCTGCACTTCAATTTGACCGCCGGCCCGCCGGTGTCCGTGGTCCCACGGGAATTTCTGAATGCCGACGGAGAATTCGACCGCGCGCGCGCGGAAAACCTGCCGCTCGAAATCGTACGCGACGAACTCGAAGCGCAATGGGATTATCTGACGGGCCGCGGCCTTCGTCCGACGCACGTTGACGGACATCACCACGTGCACAAACACGCCCGCGTTCTGGGTGTTGTAATTGAATTTGCGCTCAGGCGCGGGCTGCCCGTGCGCCCCTGCACGCCCGGAGTGCGCAGCCAGCTCGCGAAGTATGGAATTGTGCATCCGGCGGATTTTTCGGACGCGTACTACGGCGCGGGAAAAATTTCCACGGCGGATTTCCTCCGGATTTTGGAGCTTTCGAACTCGGATTCGCTTGAAGTAATGTGCCATCCGGGGCTCACCTCGGAAGAGCTTGCCGATTCAAGCAGCTATTCCGCGGAGCGTGAAACGGAACTTTCGGTTTTATCAGATCCCGCGCTCGCCGGAACAATCCAAAGCTTGGGCTGGACAATCGGGTCGTATGCCGATTTGTAA